From the Psychrobacillus sp. FSL K6-4046 genome, one window contains:
- a CDS encoding M20 family metallopeptidase, which yields MIKIEDQITSLIESYEEEIIQLSDRIWDIPETRFQEFESFKILSNFLEEKGFIVERGVGDIETAFTATFGQGGPNIGILGEFDALSGLSQRAGSPVREPIIENGNGHGCGHNLLGTAGIAAALAVKDLIEQGKVTGTIKYFGCPGEEGGSGKTYMVRDGVFDGIDAALTWHPNSYTGIFSFSSLANYQVYFSFEGKAAHAANSPHLGRSALDAVELMNVGVNYLREHIISEAKVHYAITNSGGASPNVVQSDAEVLYLIRAPQLKDVEAIYQRVVNIAEGAALMTGTKLTVKFNKACSNYIPNHTLNVLMDEKLQQFGLPTYNDEEMEYAKAMAKTITSEEVEAAVIDAEKLSAYTVSEEFYSADSPFFTEIIPYVKNREVMQGSTDVGDVSWIVPTAQFFTTCFVAGTPLHTWQLVSQGKTSLAHKGLIYASKVLAATAVDLFDNPQLIDDAKKELLKQVGDGYQNPLPADLRPSAM from the coding sequence ATGATTAAAATAGAAGATCAAATAACTAGTCTAATAGAATCATACGAAGAGGAAATTATCCAACTAAGTGATCGTATATGGGATATTCCAGAAACAAGATTTCAGGAGTTCGAATCTTTTAAGATATTGAGTAACTTTTTAGAGGAAAAGGGCTTCATAGTGGAGAGAGGCGTCGGCGATATTGAGACTGCCTTTACCGCTACCTTTGGGCAAGGTGGGCCGAATATTGGTATTTTAGGTGAATTCGATGCGTTGTCCGGTTTAAGCCAAAGAGCTGGAAGTCCAGTCAGAGAGCCGATTATTGAAAATGGTAATGGACATGGCTGTGGACATAATCTTTTAGGTACGGCAGGGATAGCTGCTGCTCTTGCGGTGAAGGATTTGATCGAACAAGGCAAAGTTACTGGTACCATCAAATATTTTGGTTGCCCTGGAGAAGAAGGCGGGTCGGGTAAAACGTATATGGTCAGAGACGGCGTCTTTGACGGGATTGACGCTGCCCTTACCTGGCATCCAAATTCGTATACGGGAATCTTTTCTTTTTCTTCGCTTGCGAATTATCAGGTTTATTTCTCGTTTGAAGGAAAGGCGGCTCATGCGGCTAACTCTCCACACTTAGGGAGAAGTGCGTTAGATGCTGTTGAGCTAATGAATGTAGGGGTTAACTATTTAAGAGAGCATATTATTTCCGAGGCAAAGGTACATTATGCAATTACCAATTCTGGAGGGGCGTCCCCTAATGTCGTTCAGTCAGATGCAGAAGTGTTATATTTAATCCGAGCTCCCCAGTTAAAAGATGTAGAAGCAATCTATCAGCGAGTTGTTAATATTGCGGAAGGTGCCGCGTTAATGACGGGTACAAAGCTCACGGTGAAATTTAATAAAGCCTGCTCTAATTATATTCCTAACCATACATTGAATGTTTTGATGGATGAAAAGCTTCAGCAATTTGGATTACCTACCTATAACGATGAGGAAATGGAATACGCTAAGGCGATGGCTAAAACTATTACTTCTGAAGAAGTCGAGGCTGCGGTAATTGATGCAGAAAAGCTTTCTGCATATACAGTTTCGGAAGAGTTTTATTCGGCAGATTCTCCATTCTTTACGGAAATTATTCCTTATGTGAAAAATCGTGAGGTCATGCAGGGCTCGACCGATGTAGGGGATGTCAGCTGGATTGTGCCAACTGCTCAGTTTTTCACGACTTGTTTTGTAGCGGGAACACCGTTACACACATGGCAGCTCGTATCTCAGGGGAAAACATCATTAGCACATAAAGGATTGATCTATGCGAGTAAAGTATTAGCTGCAACTGCAGTAGATTTGTTTGATAATCCACAGCTGATTGACGATGCAAAAAAAGAATTATTAAAGCAAGTGGGAGATGGATACCAAAATCCACTACCAGCAGATTTACGCCCAAGCGCTATGTAA